From the Lagopus muta isolate bLagMut1 unplaced genomic scaffold, bLagMut1 primary scaffold_120, whole genome shotgun sequence genome, the window CCCCATAGGTGCCAAAATCTGGGCTCCCAGTGCCAAAATCTGGGTCCTGGATCCATTCTTGGGTGCCAGCATCTCCCATGGGTGCCAGAATCTGCGTCCTGGATCCACTCTTGGGTGCCATCCATCCCCCCATGGGTGCCACCATCTTCAATGGGTGCCGAAATCTGGGCTCCCAGTGCCAAAATATGGGTCCTGGATCCACTCTTGGGTGCCATCATCAACCGTAGGCACCAGAATTTGGGATCCTGAGCCACCCTTGGGTGCCACCATCCCCCATGGGTGCCAAAATCGGGGTCCTTGATCCATTCTTGGGTGCCACCATCCCCCATGGGTGCCAACATCTGGGCTCCCAGTCCCAAAATCTGGGTCCTGCCCCCATTCTTGGGTGCCGTCATCAACCATGGGTGCCAAAATCTGGGCTCCCAGTGCCAAAATCTGGGTCCTGGATCCATTCTTGGGTGCCACCATCCCCCATAGATGCCAAAATCTGGGTTCCCAGTGCCAAAATCTGGGTCCTGCCCCCATTCTTGGGTGCTGTCATCAACCAAGGGTGCCAAAATCTGGGTCCTGGATCCACTCTTGGGTGCCAGCATCTCCCATGGGTGCCAAAATCTGGGCTCCCAGTGCCAAAATCTGGGTCCTGGATCCATTCTTGGGTGCCATCATCCCCCATGGTGCCAAAATCAGGGTCCTTGATCCATTCTTGGGTGCCAAAATCCCCCATGGGTGCCAACATCTGGGCTCCCAGTCCCAAAATCTGGGTCCTGCCCCCACTCTTGGGTGCCGTCATCAACCATGGGTGCCAAAATCTGGGCTCCCAGTGCCAAAATCTGGGTCCTGGATCCATTTCTTGGGTGCCACCATCCCCCATGGGTGCCAAAATCTGGGTTCCCAGTGCCAAAATCCGGGGTCCTGCCCCCATTCTCagctgtccccccccccccccccccaagctcCCAGATCCCAACCTCCTGCCCcatccttccccctccccccaaagaCCCCCACGCCgtcaccccccccaccccgccgCCGCCATCGCCGCCATCCGCCGCCACCAAGGCCGAAAGCCCTCGGATGCCATCGGTGCCATCGGCGGCGCCGGCGGGGGGCAGCGGCTGAGCCCAAATCTCctcccctcttccttcctcctccggGGTGCAGGGGCTGCCATCATCATCATCG encodes:
- the LOC125687617 gene encoding uncharacterized protein LOC125687617 — translated: MGAEIWAPSAKIWVLDPLLGAIINHGCQHLPWVPKSGSWIHSWVPSSTVGTKIWDPEPPLGAIIPHGCKIWVLDPFMGAIINHGVPSSPMGAKNLGPASTLGCHHQHWVPSSPIGAKIWAPSAKIWVLDPFLGASISHGCQNLRPGSTLGCHPSPHGCHHLQWVPKSGLPVPKYGSWIHSWVPSSTVGTRIWDPEPPLGATIPHGCQNLGSQCQNLGPAPILGCCHQPRVPKSGSWIHSWVPASPMGAKIWAPSAKIWVLDPFLGAIIPHGAKIRVLDPFLGAKIPHGCQHLGSQSQNLGPAPTLGCRHQPWVPKSGLPVPKSGSWIHFLGATIPHGCQNLGSQCQNPGSCPHSQLG